One part of the uncultured Bacteroides sp. genome encodes these proteins:
- a CDS encoding patatin-like phospholipase family protein produces the protein MAEYNNFQTNKPHRIGYALSGGFIKGFAHLGVMQALLEHDIKPDIISGVSAGSLAGVFYADGYEPYQAVEKFNGYKFMDLTSWALTINGFFKLDDFKDFLNTNLKHKRLEDMEIPLVITATDLDHGKSVHFRKGNIAELVAASCCMPVMFAPVNIDGINYVDGGVLKNLPVSTIRKECEKVIAINVSPLIAGKYKMNIVNIALRSYHFMFRANTFPDRENSDLLIEPYGLKGYSNRELEKADEIFKQGYAVGNEVLNKFIQEKGTIWKTKEIK, from the coding sequence ATGGCAGAATATAATAATTTCCAGACTAATAAGCCGCACAGGATAGGTTATGCCCTCAGTGGTGGATTTATAAAAGGGTTTGCTCATTTGGGAGTTATGCAAGCTTTGCTGGAACACGATATAAAGCCTGATATTATTTCGGGTGTTAGTGCAGGGTCACTGGCCGGAGTCTTCTACGCTGACGGATACGAACCTTACCAAGCCGTTGAAAAATTTAATGGTTACAAATTTATGGATTTAACCAGCTGGGCCTTAACCATCAACGGATTCTTCAAATTAGATGATTTCAAAGATTTTCTAAATACAAATCTAAAACATAAAAGGCTGGAAGATATGGAAATACCCCTTGTCATTACAGCTACAGATTTGGATCATGGTAAAAGTGTACATTTCCGCAAAGGCAACATTGCAGAATTAGTTGCGGCATCTTGTTGCATGCCTGTTATGTTTGCACCCGTCAATATCGATGGAATAAATTATGTAGACGGAGGAGTTTTAAAAAATCTACCGGTTTCTACTATTCGCAAAGAGTGTGAAAAGGTTATCGCAATCAATGTGAGCCCTCTGATTGCAGGGAAATATAAAATGAACATTGTAAATATAGCCCTACGGTCGTATCACTTCATGTTTAGGGCAAATACTTTTCCTGATAGAGAAAACAGCGATTTATTGATTGAACCTTACGGTCTGAAAGGATATAGCAACCGCGAATTAGAAAAAGCGGATGAGATATTCAAACAAGGATATGCTGTAGGAAATGAAGTTCTGAATAAGTTCATTCAAGAAAAAGGAACAATATGGAAAACGAAAGAAATAAAATAA
- a CDS encoding alpha-amylase family protein yields the protein MENERNKIIIYQIFSRLFGNKNDHCIKNGSIEENGCGKFSDFTDKALSEIKKLGITHIWYTGIIEHATKTDYSKFNIHPDHPAVVKGKAGSPYAIKDYYDVDPDLADDIPNRMKEFEALVKRTHQANLKFIIDFVPNHVARQYHSDAMPKHVQNLGEKDNTENAFSPYNNFYYIPQTVFSGQFDLKDGAQKTYYEFPAKATGNDKFDAYPGINDWYETVKLNYGIDYANGGTKHFYPVPDTWIKMLDILLFWASKGIDGFRCDMAEMVPVEFWKWAIAQVRYKYPSIIFIAEVYNPWEYHNYLFNGGFNYLYDKVGLYETLRDVTCGYKSASDITRCWQNLGGIEKQMLNFMENHDEQRLASSFLAGDGFKGIPAMIVAACMNTNPVMIYFGQELGEHGMDEEGFSGKDGRTTIFDYWSIKTIRNWRNNDKFDGELLTNKQKQLQAFYSKLLNLCNKEKAIYQGQFFDLMYVNFGKADFNAHKQYVFFRKHGNELLLIIANFDKQSAKVSINIPSHAFDFLQIPQKDIYIAHELLSGKEEKLSLLPYQPTETYVDGMSGKILKFIL from the coding sequence ATGGAAAACGAAAGAAATAAAATAATAATTTATCAGATATTCTCTCGCTTATTCGGTAACAAGAACGATCATTGCATTAAAAACGGATCCATTGAAGAAAATGGATGTGGGAAATTCTCTGATTTTACAGATAAAGCATTAAGCGAAATAAAGAAGTTGGGAATAACCCATATCTGGTATACGGGAATCATTGAACATGCTACCAAAACCGATTATAGCAAATTCAATATTCACCCCGACCATCCAGCGGTTGTAAAGGGTAAAGCAGGCTCTCCTTATGCTATTAAGGATTATTATGATGTAGATCCCGATTTGGCAGATGATATACCTAACCGCATGAAAGAATTTGAAGCATTGGTTAAACGCACTCATCAGGCTAATCTGAAGTTTATTATTGATTTTGTTCCTAATCATGTAGCCAGACAATATCACTCTGATGCAATGCCTAAGCATGTACAGAATTTAGGAGAAAAAGATAACACGGAGAATGCCTTTAGTCCATATAATAATTTTTATTATATACCTCAAACTGTTTTCAGCGGTCAGTTCGACCTGAAAGATGGTGCTCAGAAAACTTATTATGAATTTCCGGCTAAAGCTACCGGGAATGATAAGTTTGATGCATACCCCGGAATTAACGACTGGTATGAGACTGTGAAGTTAAATTACGGCATTGATTATGCCAACGGAGGAACCAAACATTTTTATCCCGTACCCGATACCTGGATAAAAATGCTGGATATTCTTTTATTCTGGGCATCCAAAGGAATTGATGGATTTCGCTGCGACATGGCGGAAATGGTACCGGTAGAATTCTGGAAATGGGCTATTGCACAAGTCAGATACAAATATCCTTCAATTATCTTTATTGCGGAAGTATATAATCCGTGGGAGTATCATAACTACCTGTTTAACGGAGGATTTAACTATTTATACGATAAAGTAGGTCTTTACGAAACACTTCGTGATGTAACTTGTGGTTATAAGTCGGCATCTGATATTACCCGCTGCTGGCAAAACCTTGGAGGCATAGAAAAGCAGATGCTTAATTTCATGGAAAACCATGACGAACAACGACTGGCCTCCAGCTTCCTTGCAGGAGATGGCTTTAAAGGAATTCCGGCCATGATTGTTGCTGCTTGTATGAATACCAATCCTGTAATGATCTACTTCGGACAAGAATTGGGTGAGCACGGAATGGACGAGGAAGGATTCAGCGGAAAAGATGGAAGAACCACTATTTTTGATTACTGGAGCATTAAAACGATAAGAAACTGGAGAAACAATGATAAGTTTGACGGCGAACTTCTGACTAACAAGCAGAAACAACTACAAGCGTTCTATAGCAAGTTACTAAATCTCTGCAATAAGGAAAAGGCTATTTACCAGGGACAGTTCTTTGATCTTATGTACGTAAACTTTGGCAAAGCAGACTTTAATGCACATAAACAATATGTTTTCTTTAGGAAACATGGTAATGAACTACTGCTTATTATAGCCAATTTCGATAAGCAATCAGCTAAAGTTTCGATTAATATTCCAAGTCATGCTTTTGATTTCCTGCAGATTCCTCAAAAAGACATATATATTGCCCATGAATTACTTTCAGGAAAAGAAGAAAAACTAAGCCTTCTCCCCTACCAGCCTACTGAAACTTATGTAGATGGGATGAGTGGAAAGATATTAAAATTCATATTATAA
- a CDS encoding HpaII family restriction endonuclease — translation MSFEATKREWSELYTFFRLLSDGQVYAGSPQVKKREDTCLPIALIQREEHDGTRKYFIENEEIHIVGEKIDKVISRELFGDVANTILASMKASSEDLVTSPDGVEEFLDEVSIFDLEARTDDRTDFYLAFYHVDSPLVGFNVRSRMSAMNPILDGGRTANLKFEQTGIKFANPMINNVNALETPDVVADRMLLIERLGGVLKYADVADKVFRCNLLMIDLHFPRMIAEMLRIMQIEGITKVSELIDCIKDINPLKIKEDLIVKNGFYEYKMKQFLLALALGMRPAKIYTGEDSAVSGILLVSGNGEVLCYQKSDKKVFEDFLYLNSRLEKGSTEKDKYGFMEKENGLVYFKLNLKIGLTKR, via the coding sequence ATGTCATTTGAAGCAACCAAAAGAGAGTGGAGCGAACTCTATACCTTTTTTCGCCTCCTTAGTGATGGGCAGGTTTATGCTGGTTCACCACAAGTGAAAAAGAGAGAGGACACGTGTCTTCCTATTGCTTTAATTCAACGTGAGGAACATGATGGTACCCGGAAATACTTTATAGAAAATGAAGAAATTCACATTGTTGGAGAAAAAATAGATAAGGTAATTTCTCGTGAATTGTTTGGAGATGTTGCTAATACTATACTAGCCAGCATGAAGGCTTCTTCTGAAGATCTTGTTACATCACCCGATGGTGTGGAGGAGTTTCTTGATGAAGTCTCCATTTTTGATTTGGAAGCTCGTACAGACGACCGTACGGATTTCTATCTAGCCTTCTATCATGTTGATTCTCCGTTGGTTGGTTTCAATGTTCGTTCACGAATGAGCGCTATGAATCCAATATTGGATGGAGGACGGACTGCCAATTTGAAATTTGAGCAAACTGGAATTAAGTTTGCTAACCCTATGATTAATAACGTGAATGCACTGGAAACTCCAGATGTTGTAGCGGATAGAATGTTGCTTATTGAGCGTTTGGGTGGTGTTTTAAAATATGCAGATGTGGCCGATAAGGTGTTTCGTTGTAATCTTCTGATGATTGATCTTCATTTTCCGAGAATGATTGCCGAAATGCTTCGCATTATGCAAATCGAGGGTATTACAAAAGTTTCTGAACTTATTGATTGTATTAAGGACATCAATCCTTTGAAAATAAAAGAGGATTTAATTGTAAAAAATGGCTTTTATGAATATAAAATGAAGCAATTTCTTTTGGCTTTGGCTTTAGGTATGCGCCCGGCTAAGATTTATACCGGGGAAGATTCTGCTGTATCCGGAATTTTACTTGTTAGCGGAAATGGAGAAGTGCTTTGTTATCAAAAGTCTGATAAAAAGGTCTTTGAAGATTTTCTGTATCTTAATTCCCGATTGGAAAAAGGATCAACAGAAAAGGATAAATATGGTTTTATGGAAAAAGAAAATGGCCTTGTTTACTTTAAACTAAATCTGAAGATTGGATTAACAAAACGATAA
- a CDS encoding nitroreductase family protein, producing MSKLKVLNVVLAVVLLILIILTFFCMKQGGKTEASASGSGKSAIEIIHKRTSVRDYTERKVTRDQLETLVRAGMAAPTAMNKQPWLFVAIDDKEILNSLGAVLPYGKMLLKSTAAIIVCGDMNKVLDGHGKEMWIQDCSAASENILLAATDLGLGAVWTGVYPAEDRVSAVKKVLNLPENLIPLNVIPVGYPAGDTNPKDKWKAENLHWNKW from the coding sequence ATGAGCAAATTGAAAGTATTAAATGTTGTTTTAGCAGTTGTATTATTAATATTAATCATTCTAACATTTTTTTGTATGAAGCAGGGTGGCAAAACAGAAGCAAGTGCCTCTGGTAGTGGAAAGTCGGCAATTGAAATTATTCATAAGCGAACAAGTGTAAGAGACTATACCGAGAGAAAAGTCACAAGAGATCAGTTGGAAACTCTTGTTCGTGCTGGTATGGCAGCTCCAACGGCTATGAATAAACAGCCATGGTTGTTTGTTGCAATAGACGATAAAGAGATTCTTAATTCTTTGGGTGCAGTGTTGCCTTACGGTAAAATGCTTTTAAAATCTACTGCTGCTATTATTGTTTGCGGAGATATGAATAAAGTATTAGATGGTCATGGTAAAGAGATGTGGATACAAGATTGTTCTGCTGCTTCTGAAAATATTCTATTGGCTGCTACTGATTTGGGACTTGGTGCTGTTTGGACGGGAGTTTACCCTGCTGAAGATCGTGTTTCTGCCGTAAAAAAGGTACTAAATTTACCTGAAAATCTTATCCCTTTAAATGTTATTCCTGTTGGATATCCTGCCGGAGATACAAATCCTAAAGACAAATGGAAAGCTGAAAATTTGCATTGGAATAAATGGTAA
- a CDS encoding polysaccharide deacetylase family protein, with translation MKKLILFISWLTVFNSLHAADNEVYVAKYKNDKACAISYTFDDGLKEHYTLAAPGLENLGFRGTFWVNGLSVETNSDANKPRVSWEELKEMSKKGHEISNHGWSHKNLTKITLEEAAVEIEKNDSIISANLGFVPHTFCYPYNARNEDVLKIASKNRVNTRTEQIAVGGHSTPEKLDQWINELLNTGEWGVGMTHGITYGYDAFNDSTVLWNHLRKVKSMEDRIWVGTFLEVASYIKERDNINIKVSEGKRQLKITPELQMDKNLFTEPLTLVVKREGIKSVEVKQGKKKLSAQIFSDKVMFDFNPYLGPIQVKFKN, from the coding sequence ATGAAAAAACTAATATTATTTATTTCATGGCTTACAGTTTTTAATAGCCTGCATGCGGCAGACAATGAGGTGTATGTGGCTAAATACAAGAATGATAAAGCTTGTGCCATAAGTTACACTTTTGATGATGGATTAAAGGAACATTATACGCTTGCTGCTCCTGGTCTGGAAAATCTGGGCTTTAGAGGAACTTTCTGGGTAAATGGTTTAAGTGTTGAAACAAATAGCGATGCTAATAAACCTCGTGTTTCCTGGGAAGAATTAAAAGAGATGAGTAAAAAAGGACATGAAATATCTAATCATGGATGGTCTCACAAAAATCTGACAAAAATAACTTTAGAGGAAGCTGCAGTCGAAATAGAGAAAAATGATAGTATAATTAGTGCTAATTTAGGTTTTGTACCACATACTTTTTGTTATCCTTATAATGCACGAAATGAGGACGTTTTAAAGATAGCCTCTAAAAACAGAGTTAACACTCGCACTGAACAGATTGCTGTTGGTGGACATTCTACTCCCGAAAAACTGGATCAATGGATAAATGAATTGTTGAATACTGGCGAATGGGGTGTTGGTATGACTCATGGCATTACTTATGGTTATGATGCATTTAATGATTCAACTGTTCTGTGGAATCATCTTAGAAAAGTAAAATCTATGGAAGATAGAATCTGGGTAGGAACTTTCCTTGAAGTTGCTTCATACATTAAAGAGAGAGACAATATTAATATAAAGGTATCGGAGGGGAAGAGACAGTTGAAAATTACTCCTGAACTGCAAATGGACAAGAACTTATTTACAGAACCACTGACTTTGGTTGTAAAAAGAGAGGGAATAAAGAGTGTTGAGGTGAAACAAGGCAAGAAAAAACTCTCTGCACAGATATTTTCTGATAAAGTAATGTTTGATTTTAATCCATATTTAGGACCTATACAAGTGAAATTTAAAAATTAA
- a CDS encoding family 43 glycosylhydrolase has product MSFITLHGENRYKAIYSGIPLFDQNNKEVNAHGACIVKEGNKYYLFGEYHTDTSNAFTGFSCYSSSNLTDWKFEKIVLPLQVDGFLGPDRIGERVKVMKCPATGEYVMFMHTDNLKYSDPHVGYATCKTINGNYEFKGELLHNGKYLKKWDLGTFQDNDGKGYLLTHEGFIYELASDYKSVNQIVVSEAIHGGEAPAMFKKNGTYFWLFSDKTSWERNDNYYLTAQSIKGPWIKRGFFAPKGSLTWNSQATFVLPIVNGNDTLYLYMGDRWSFPKQGSAATYVWQPISICGDEISIPAFRESWQIDKSMPGWSVVDIKRKSIKEKCIVEQSIWKSVNGCQKSKEKGAIISYSFKGKQIGIKALSGRTSGYARISIKNDKNKEIINSIIDFYSKYEYSSQKFLSPILKSGNYTLSIEVLGEHPAWSDKRKADYGSTDNYVMIEDVYTID; this is encoded by the coding sequence ATGTCGTTTATAACTCTTCATGGCGAAAATAGATATAAAGCTATTTATAGCGGCATACCTTTATTTGATCAAAATAACAAAGAAGTAAATGCTCATGGAGCCTGTATTGTGAAGGAAGGAAATAAATATTATTTATTTGGAGAATATCATACCGATACTAGTAATGCATTTACAGGTTTTAGTTGTTATTCTTCTTCCAATTTAACGGATTGGAAATTCGAAAAGATAGTTTTGCCATTGCAGGTAGATGGTTTTTTGGGACCTGACAGGATAGGAGAGCGTGTTAAAGTAATGAAATGTCCTGCTACGGGAGAATACGTAATGTTTATGCATACGGATAATTTGAAATACAGTGATCCTCATGTGGGATATGCCACTTGTAAAACAATCAACGGTAACTATGAATTTAAAGGGGAATTATTACATAATGGTAAATATCTGAAGAAATGGGATTTAGGTACTTTTCAGGATAATGATGGAAAAGGATACCTGCTTACTCACGAAGGATTTATTTATGAATTAGCTTCTGATTATAAATCGGTAAATCAGATTGTTGTATCTGAAGCTATTCATGGAGGAGAAGCTCCGGCTATGTTTAAAAAGAATGGAACCTATTTCTGGCTTTTTTCAGATAAAACCAGCTGGGAACGGAATGATAATTACTATTTAACGGCTCAATCAATTAAAGGTCCATGGATTAAAAGGGGATTCTTTGCACCAAAAGGTTCATTAACGTGGAATTCTCAGGCAACCTTTGTGCTACCTATAGTTAATGGAAACGATACATTGTACTTATATATGGGCGATCGCTGGTCGTTCCCAAAACAAGGTTCTGCAGCGACTTATGTTTGGCAACCCATCTCTATATGCGGCGACGAAATTTCTATACCTGCATTTCGTGAAAGCTGGCAAATAGATAAGTCTATGCCCGGTTGGTCTGTGGTTGATATTAAAAGAAAGTCGATAAAAGAAAAATGTATTGTGGAGCAAAGCATTTGGAAGTCTGTCAATGGGTGTCAAAAATCAAAAGAAAAAGGTGCAATAATTAGTTATTCTTTTAAAGGTAAGCAGATTGGCATAAAGGCACTATCTGGCAGAACAAGTGGTTACGCAAGAATTTCAATTAAGAACGATAAAAATAAAGAAATTATAAATTCCATTATTGATTTTTATAGCAAGTACGAATATTCATCACAGAAATTTTTAAGTCCGATATTGAAGTCTGGTAATTATACCCTAAGTATTGAGGTCTTGGGAGAGCATCCGGCATGGAGTGATAAAAGAAAAGCTGATTACGGAAGTACAGATAATTATGTTATGATTGAAGATGTTTACACGATAGACTAA